Proteins encoded in a region of the Moritella marina ATCC 15381 genome:
- the murE gene encoding UDP-N-acetylmuramoyl-L-alanyl-D-glutamate--2,6-diaminopimelate ligase, with translation MNSSCRVLSLHAWNIDIELAVNTLIIDSRKVQTGDCFVAINGHALDGRRFITNALKSGATAVLKEADSQAEHGHIDYIDSTPIISFFGLNQALSALADNFYQSPSQQLKLIGVTGTNGKSTITQIIANWVTLLAGKAGVMGTIGNGLFAQLTQAENTTGSGLDVQAEIARQVQQGAELCAMEVSSHGLIQGRVSALDFDVALFTNLTRDHLDYHGDMETYADAKKILFQGAVKHRVLNVDDAYGKMWAQQWPDAIQFSVQQNLSTHTGAYLYCDDLSFDTGGFSCELKTSWGEGKLQCGLIGEFNASNVVAACASLLALGYDFDALLQVAPKLTAVCGRMELFKQAGQAACVVDYAHTPDALEKALQALRVHCEGKLWCIYGCGGDRDTGKRPLMAQVAEQFSDFAVITDDNPRTEPASTIVTDMLAGLAKPDAVQVIHDRRQAIHWAMSQSAADDIILVAGKGHEDYQIIGVHKHHYSDRETIIEMLDNQQ, from the coding sequence ATGAATTCGTCATGTCGAGTATTATCTCTACACGCGTGGAATATTGATATTGAATTAGCGGTTAATACCTTAATCATCGATAGCCGAAAAGTGCAAACCGGAGATTGCTTTGTCGCAATTAATGGCCATGCGCTTGATGGTAGACGCTTTATCACTAATGCATTAAAAAGTGGCGCAACTGCGGTACTTAAAGAGGCCGACTCTCAGGCTGAGCACGGCCATATCGACTATATCGATAGCACGCCTATAATCTCATTCTTTGGTCTTAATCAGGCCTTGTCCGCATTAGCCGATAATTTTTATCAATCACCTTCCCAGCAATTAAAATTGATCGGTGTTACTGGTACCAATGGGAAAAGCACCATTACCCAGATTATTGCTAATTGGGTTACTTTATTAGCCGGTAAAGCGGGCGTAATGGGGACTATTGGTAATGGCTTATTTGCACAACTAACGCAAGCCGAGAATACCACCGGCAGTGGTTTGGATGTACAAGCTGAAATTGCCAGACAGGTACAGCAAGGTGCAGAGTTGTGCGCGATGGAAGTTTCTTCTCATGGCCTGATCCAAGGCCGTGTGAGTGCGCTGGATTTTGATGTGGCATTATTTACCAATCTTACCCGTGATCATCTTGATTATCATGGTGATATGGAGACATATGCCGACGCAAAAAAAATCTTATTTCAAGGTGCGGTAAAACACAGGGTTCTCAATGTTGACGATGCTTACGGTAAAATGTGGGCACAGCAATGGCCTGATGCGATCCAATTTTCGGTACAACAAAACTTATCCACTCACACTGGCGCTTATCTATATTGCGATGACTTAAGCTTTGATACTGGTGGTTTTAGTTGTGAATTAAAAACCAGCTGGGGCGAAGGCAAACTGCAATGCGGTTTAATTGGTGAATTTAATGCTTCAAATGTAGTGGCTGCTTGCGCGAGTTTATTAGCGCTAGGTTATGATTTTGATGCGCTGTTACAGGTTGCTCCAAAACTGACCGCAGTCTGTGGTCGTATGGAGTTATTTAAACAAGCAGGACAAGCGGCTTGTGTTGTTGATTATGCGCATACACCTGATGCATTAGAAAAAGCGCTACAAGCATTACGGGTACATTGCGAGGGCAAACTTTGGTGTATTTATGGCTGTGGCGGTGATCGAGATACAGGTAAGCGGCCATTAATGGCACAAGTGGCTGAACAATTTTCAGATTTTGCTGTCATTACTGATGATAATCCTCGCACCGAGCCTGCCTCTACGATCGTAACTGATATGCTTGCTGGACTTGCTAAACCTGATGCTGTGCAAGTTATTCATGATCGTCGTCAAGCTATTCACTGGGCGATGAGTCAAAGTGCTGCTGATGATATTATCTTAGTTGCAGGTAAAGGACATGAAGATTACCAAATTATCGGTGTGCATAAACACCATTATAGTGATCGTGAAACGATCATCGAAATGCTGGATAACCAACAATGA
- a CDS encoding UDP-N-acetylmuramoyl-tripeptide--D-alanyl-D-alanine ligase — MINLALSAIAAQLNSKLQGDDCVISAVSTDTRTIKVGDLFVALSGDNFDANSFVAKAVEQGAIAAIVTKRQAIDIPQIVVKDSRIALGLLGKMVREQVNPKVAALTGSNGKTTTKEMLAAILKLDAPTLATAGNFNNDVGVPLTLLRLQPEDQYAVMELGANHKKEIAYTTGLVLPEVVLINNVDAAHLEGFGDLQGVASAKGEILAGVKHAGIAVLNRDDKFYQYWLRKVDEQRHISFSVVDDSADYFAADITFDDVGNPTFKLCTPKGVCMISLAVAGRHNVANALAAAAMASFFGIGLDTIKLGLSTMENVQGRLKISSLTPRVRVIDDTYNANIASVKAAVDVLTHFSSINILVMGDMGELGSSTADMHQQVGHYAQQQQVDHVYTCGAMSREAALTAGDSGRAFLTQPALVDALIELITTAPKTQLFTLLFKGSRSAKMEQAISLLTTRLAEKPTMLI; from the coding sequence ATGATTAATTTAGCGTTAAGTGCCATTGCGGCGCAGCTTAATAGTAAATTACAGGGTGATGATTGTGTCATCTCCGCTGTGTCTACAGATACGCGCACTATTAAGGTTGGCGATTTATTTGTCGCCTTAAGTGGTGATAACTTCGATGCCAATAGCTTTGTAGCTAAGGCCGTTGAGCAAGGTGCTATTGCCGCTATTGTAACGAAAAGGCAAGCCATCGATATTCCACAAATTGTGGTTAAAGATAGCCGGATAGCCTTGGGGTTATTAGGCAAAATGGTACGTGAACAAGTGAATCCTAAAGTTGCCGCATTAACGGGCAGTAATGGTAAAACGACAACCAAAGAAATGCTCGCGGCTATTTTAAAACTCGACGCGCCGACATTAGCGACCGCCGGTAATTTTAATAATGATGTTGGTGTACCGCTGACTTTGTTACGTTTACAACCTGAAGATCAATATGCCGTGATGGAGCTTGGTGCTAATCACAAAAAAGAAATTGCCTATACCACGGGATTGGTATTGCCTGAAGTGGTGTTAATCAATAATGTTGATGCTGCACATTTAGAAGGTTTTGGCGATTTACAAGGCGTTGCGTCTGCAAAAGGTGAGATCTTAGCGGGTGTGAAACATGCAGGTATAGCGGTATTGAACCGCGATGATAAATTTTATCAATACTGGTTACGTAAAGTTGATGAACAGCGTCACATTAGCTTTTCAGTGGTTGACGATAGTGCTGATTATTTTGCTGCTGATATTACATTTGATGATGTCGGGAATCCAACCTTTAAACTATGTACACCAAAGGGCGTATGTATGATCAGCTTGGCTGTTGCAGGGCGCCATAATGTTGCTAATGCATTGGCTGCAGCGGCAATGGCCAGTTTTTTTGGTATTGGACTTGATACGATCAAGCTTGGTCTTAGCACAATGGAAAATGTGCAGGGACGACTGAAGATATCATCACTCACGCCACGAGTTCGGGTTATTGATGATACTTATAACGCGAATATCGCTTCGGTGAAGGCGGCGGTTGATGTATTAACGCATTTTTCTTCGATCAATATCTTAGTGATGGGCGATATGGGCGAGCTTGGTTCAAGTACCGCTGATATGCATCAGCAAGTGGGTCATTATGCGCAGCAACAGCAAGTTGACCATGTCTATACTTGCGGCGCGATGAGTCGTGAAGCAGCGTTAACTGCCGGTGATAGTGGGCGTGCTTTTTTAACGCAACCTGCATTAGTTGATGCGCTGATTGAATTAATTACGACTGCACCAAAAACGCAGCTGTTTACCTTATTATTTAAAGGTTCTCGTAGTGCTAAAATGGAGCAAGCCATTAGCTTGTTAACCACTCGGCTCGCAGAGAAGCCTACTATGTTAATTTAA
- the mraY gene encoding phospho-N-acetylmuramoyl-pentapeptide-transferase: MLVWLFESLSEHFSLFRVFSYLTFRAIITIITSLLLTLWMGPKLIRYLQDMQIGQIVRDDGPESHFSKRGTPTMGGVMILIAILVSTLLWARLDNAYVWVMMFVFVAFGAIGFVDDYRKVIRKDTDGLIARWKYFWQSAVAIGIAVYLYVTAGSAAETTLVVPFFKEYMPELGLLFIVLTYFVIVGSSNAVNLTDGLDGLAILPTVLVAGAFMLVAYLTSNVKFAEYLFIPYIPQASELVIVCAAMVGAGLGFLWFNTYPAQVFMGDVGSLALGAGLGTMAVLVRQEFMLVIMGGVFVMETVSVILQVGSYKLRGQRIFRMAPIHHHYELKGWPEPRVIVRFWIITIILVLIGLATLKVR; the protein is encoded by the coding sequence ATGTTAGTTTGGTTGTTCGAATCTTTAAGTGAGCATTTCTCGCTATTTAGAGTTTTCTCGTATCTCACATTTCGTGCAATTATCACGATAATCACGTCGTTATTACTGACATTATGGATGGGCCCTAAGCTTATTCGTTATTTGCAAGACATGCAGATTGGTCAGATTGTACGTGATGATGGTCCTGAGTCTCACTTCAGCAAACGCGGTACGCCGACGATGGGTGGTGTGATGATCTTGATTGCCATTTTAGTCTCAACGCTATTATGGGCAAGATTAGATAATGCCTATGTCTGGGTCATGATGTTCGTATTTGTTGCCTTTGGCGCGATTGGTTTTGTTGATGATTATCGTAAAGTGATCCGCAAAGATACTGATGGTTTGATTGCGCGTTGGAAATACTTCTGGCAATCCGCGGTTGCGATTGGCATTGCGGTTTACTTGTATGTGACGGCTGGATCAGCCGCTGAAACAACATTAGTTGTTCCGTTCTTTAAAGAATACATGCCAGAGTTGGGTCTGTTATTTATTGTATTAACCTACTTCGTTATCGTCGGTAGCAGTAATGCAGTTAACCTCACCGACGGCTTAGACGGTTTAGCGATTTTACCTACCGTATTAGTCGCTGGCGCATTTATGCTGGTCGCTTACTTAACCAGTAATGTGAAGTTTGCTGAATACCTATTTATCCCTTACATCCCCCAAGCGAGTGAATTAGTCATTGTTTGTGCGGCGATGGTGGGTGCTGGTCTGGGTTTCTTATGGTTCAATACTTATCCTGCGCAAGTATTTATGGGCGATGTTGGTTCATTAGCCTTAGGTGCTGGTTTAGGTACGATGGCGGTATTGGTACGCCAAGAGTTCATGTTGGTGATCATGGGCGGTGTGTTCGTAATGGAAACGGTATCAGTTATTTTACAAGTCGGTTCATATAAGTTACGTGGTCAACGTATCTTTAGAATGGCACCAATTCATCATCACTATGAATTGAAGGGGTGGCCTGAACCACGTGTTATTGTGCGTTTTTGGATCATCACTATTATATTAGTACTCATTGGCTTAGCTACGCTGAAGGTACGCTAA